The sequence below is a genomic window from Clostridia bacterium.
ATCAATGTACTTTCTTAGGTACGAACGGGATTGGAATAAGGTATTCAGCACGCGCTTGCGCGCGTCGCGATCGGTGAACACGGTCAGACACTCTATCACTTTGTCGTAGAGAGGAACGTCGGCTTCGGCATAATCACTACCGAAAAGCGTTCGTAGGTCATACTCGGTTTTCATCCCGAAATCAAGCGCGTCATTGGCGTTTGGCGACGTAAATTTATAGTCGTTGATGTCGTTGCTCCACCGATAGTGGTTGTTGAGATATCCCAGAATCTCCTTTATTTTTATGTCCGCGCGTCCGCGAATCAAATGGTTGAAAACGTCTTGTTTTACTTCCACGGGGAATGGGTTGCCTTTATAGCGCAAGTTATTCAATCCGTTGAGGGTAATGTACCGCTGATAGGTGATGGATTGCAAAGGTAGCACGTATTCTTCGGGGAAAAATTGGTCGTGGGACAGCATACGCGCAATAAAGTTGAGATTGGCGGCATCCAAGTTCACCTTATCGGCGAAGTTCCAAGGATACACCCTTTCTTCGATTGTTTGGTCTATCCAACCCCCCTTCAACGTACCCACCGAATACGGACGGCGGAAAGAGAGAAGGGAGAGGATTTTGTCGCGGTTGGCGGCCAGTTCGGGATAATAAGGCGCTTGATTATCCAATATGTTCTTCAATTCGTTGAGTCCCAGTTGGTAGGGGACCACGCCGTTGTCGGTGCTGTTGAGACGCGGCATAAAGGTTTCGCACTCGATCAGGCGCAGTACCTCTGCCTTCGCGTCGCTGTCGGGCAGTTGGGCCAGCACCGATTTGACGTATTTGTAAAAGTCTTCTCGGGTGCATCCGCCCGCTTTGCCGCTATCTTTCCTGCTATAGCGCGTGCGACGCGTAGACGTCCGCACGTACGAGGGATAGTTGTCCAACGCGGTGGAATTTTTGCGCGGGGAATAAAACACTTGCCGGTATAATACTTTATTGCCGCGCAACAAATCTTTTAACAACTTCAAATGCTTACGATGTTGCTCGTACTTCGCCATCATCGCCTGCGAAAAAGAAGTATTGCCTTCTCCCAGTATATCTACGAAGCAATACTCGGTGTAGGCGACATGGAGAGCGTCCAAAAAGTTGCCGATTTCGTCGCCGAAAAGGGTATGGCAAGCGGCCAGTTGTTCTTCGGCGGTGTCCGTGCCGAATTGCAATTTTATCTCCACTTCGCCTTCCCATTTGAGCATTTGCCGCAATTCTTTTTCGGTTAGCAGGTATCCGCACAGCAGTTTTGCCATGCCTTTGGCAAAGTCGGTTGCGCTGCCGCATACGCCGACCATATCCTTTTGCCTATCCTTGCGGGGTTTCGACTTGTCTTTCATCTTGTCGTAGTAATCTTTGCCGTCGAAAGAATAATCCTCGGGCGTGAGGTCTGCCTCTATGGCAAGTTCTATCGCGTCTCGTAGCAGTTTTATTACGCCGTCACCGCTAACCGTGATGCTTTCCTCTTCGTGCAAAAAATTGCCGCGATATTTGATAATGTGGTGCATAGCAAGATAGACCAAACGTATATCCTTTCGTTCGGTCGTGCGGGTGAGCGCGTCACGCAAATGATAGATGGTGGGATATTCCTTGTAGTATTGCTTGTCCGTGTAGGCGCCGTTGAATAAGTTGTAGCGATAGTTGCGCCCCGTTTTGGCGTCGACGCGATTGCCGGCCAAAAAAGACATATCCATGCGGTGAAAGAACTGGGGGTCGACGGCTTTTACCGATTCCGCAGTTAATTCGCGCAACAGTTCGATGCGCTCGCGCCGTCTTTCGTAGCGGCGACGGGCGCTTCGAGCCAGCCGTCGATCTTTTGCCGAATGCCCCTCATCGAAAAGCACTACGCCCCACAGGTGCTGATTGCCTCTCTTGATGACGCGAAAATCCTGCCCGACCGCGGCCCAGCCGACGGAATTTGTGCCCAAATCCAAAGAAAGATTATAATATTTGTCCATATCTATTGACAACCTCCTCGTTTGATGGTAGAATAAATTCAGCATTTTGAATCACATACGAAGTTAAAATAAATGCTAAACTCAATGCCTTTTTAGGTTCCGTTTTGACGGAGAAGTGCCACCTCGGTGGCATTTTTTTTAGATTGCACCTAAGTTCATCGTTATTTCTTCTCGTATGTAGTTTAATTTAATACTATATTACCTCTCCACTTCAGGATACACAATCTCTCGGGTACAGTCAACGCAAAGATGTCCGTTTATTCGGATAATACAGCGATTTTGGTTCGGAAAATAATAATCGTGATATCATAATAGGCCGAAACGATGCGCCCGCATCTATATTTTAGCAGGTTTTATTATAAAAACAAGCCAAAAATCAAAAAATTTTTGTTGCATTTTTTCATTTTCCGAAACCCATTGAAAATTCGGTTAATATGGAGTTTGGATATTCATAATAATATGCTTCGTTTTATATCGACAGCGCCCGTTGGTGCGGTGTATAATATCCGTGTCTTAAATGACTGGATACCGACTTCGGTATGCTCTTCGCCCCATAGAGACGATGTTAGCAGTCCCACTGTGTCATACTCGGGGCATATTTATTCTCGCCCCTTTAGGCGGCGGACTCTCTGCCCGTTCTTTCGTCCCCGTTGTTGGAAGCGGAATAGAGTTTTAACGACGCCAAACGCATAAAAACAGGAAGAGAAATCAATCTCTTCCTGCTGTGCGTTTTTTTATAGAGTGGACCCAACGGGGGTTCACTTTAGACGCTTGCACGTTTTGTCGTTATTGGGCTTTCATCTTGCGGCGGAAGGCGAGGATGGCGACCACCTGAACGACCACGGTGTAGGCAAGCACGATGAGGAAGGGCGCGAGGACGTCCGCAAAGGGGTCGGCGGTGCCGTTGACCACGTTTTGGAGCGCCATCGTGACGTTCTTGAAGGGTAGGACGCGCATAACGACGAGGATGCCTTTGGGCAAGCCCTCGATGGGAAACCACATACCCGACAGAATGGATTGTCCCGTGATGACGATGGAGCACACGCCCCCGATGGCGCGTTCGTTGCACACCGAGCCGAAGAGAAGTCCCAGCGCGATATACAGCACCGAGGTGACCACGCTCATCAAAACGCCCCATATCATGCCGACGCTCCAGAAGGTGGGGTCGATGATGCCGCCGACCACGAAGAACAGGACGGACTGTACGAGGCTGAACGGCAGCAAGGCGACGGTATAGCCCAAGATAAACTCGTACGATTTGGCGGGGCTGACGTAGAGGCGGGTGAGGAAAGAGGACGAGCGGTCCAACGCCAAAAGTATCCCCGTGAAGAGGGTGAGAAAACTCTGCGCAAAGCCCACGATACCCGTGGCGAGATAGCGCATTTCGAACTGCGCCGTCATGTTGTGAAAAATATAGTAGAACAACACTTCCATCACCAAGGGAAGTCCCAACATAAAGACGAGGCCCAACGGCTCGCGCACGAGTTCTTTGAGGTTACGCGCAGCCAATACGAACACGCGACGGCACGAATTACGCATATACGTCACCCCCTTCTACGATACGCACGAAGGCTTCTTCCACGTTGGACGCGTTCGTTTTGGCGTACAGTTCTTCTTTGGTTCCCACGAAGAAGAGCCGCCCGTCTTTCATGACGCCTATGCGGTCGGCGAGCGCCTCGGCTTCTTCCATATAGTGGGTGGTCAGTACGATGGTCACCTTGCCCTTGAGCGTTTCGATGACCTTCCACAATTCACGCCGCGCCAGCACGTCCAAACCCAACGTCGGCTCGTCCAAAAACAGCACCTTCGGATCGCTCACCAACGCCAACGCGATGGACAACTTGCGTTGCCACCCGCCCGACAGTTTGGCGGCACGCTTGTCCTTGACCGAGTCCAATCCAAAGCGCTCGTAGATGGTACGCAAAGTCTCGGCCACCTGCGCCTTGTCCTGTCCGTTGAGTCGGGCGTAAAAG
It includes:
- a CDS encoding ABC transporter permease; this encodes MRNSCRRVFVLAARNLKELVREPLGLVFMLGLPLVMEVLFYYIFHNMTAQFEMRYLATGIVGFAQSFLTLFTGILLALDRSSSFLTRLYVSPAKSYEFILGYTVALLPFSLVQSVLFFVVGGIIDPTFWSVGMIWGVLMSVVTSVLYIALGLLFGSVCNERAIGGVCSIVITGQSILSGMWFPIEGLPKGILVVMRVLPFKNVTMALQNVVNGTADPFADVLAPFLIVLAYTVVVQVVAILAFRRKMKAQ
- a CDS encoding ABC transporter ATP-binding protein, which produces MAAIETIGLSKRYRDTVAVDSLDLTIEEGELFALMGVNGAGKTTTVKMLTGLSTPTEGEAYVMGHSVTKELSAVKQRIDVSMQETAVARKLTVEENIRFYARLNGQDKAQVAETLRTIYERFGLDSVKDKRAAKLSGGWQRKLSIALALVSDPKVLFLDEPTLGLDVLARRELWKVIETLKGKVTIVLTTHYMEEAEALADRIGVMKDGRLFFVGTKEELYAKTNASNVEEAFVRIVEGGDVYA